DNA from Branchiostoma lanceolatum isolate klBraLanc5 chromosome 6, klBraLanc5.hap2, whole genome shotgun sequence:
cattgtacttgtccaAAAGACcttggggaatttccctggtacaatgaacctacgAACCTGTACacagtgtctgtcttctctgtcacgccagtggaaaaatagctcttcagtgagctaaactagaTCGATATCACTTTAATTTTCACTATCACTGTCTAAATCTCACACAGTGTTGAGAACTGTGCCGTTCCGAAACTGGATCTCAGTGAAAGGAGTGAGCATGAAGATGCTACTTCACACACTGCTGTATACGTAATTATTATTGACCCATTGCCTCACCTCCTTCAGACCAATGGCGTAGGTCTGAGGTTCACAGTTCTTCCTCAGGTCCAGGTTCTTGTAGAGTTGTTTGGCGAGGTGTCCATGGCAACCCTCGGCAAATATCACCACCTTGGAGTGGAACTCCATGCCACGCTCAAACGAATCCTTGAGAAGACGGTAGGTAAGGGTAAAGAAGGTCGAACTAGAAGCGTGATGTTTGAGACAAAACATTATACTTTTTCAATAAAGttgaaataaaggctttgaattTAACTGaattgaaaagaactttgctttGCTAGCATTACACAAGCTCCCCTACTCTTCATGTGTGTTGGATCTTTTTgtatgcagaggtttgatgctttaGGCTAATGATTGAAGCATAGTTAGGCTACAAGCTAGTGTATCCATATCCAAAAGAATGATTGCCTAAGAACCGTTGTAATGGGACTCGCACCCTTGCCCTCTGGATAGACAAAATTTGATTCCCATATGATATATAACTAGGCTAGCAAAGCAGCAGTTACCATTAGTGTCACAAATACAGTTACAACAGTGCAGATAATTGCATTTTTGACAGAAGAATTACCACTCTACTCTTCTTTATAAGAATGGATGCATGATCTTACCTTTGGCGCTCCATCCTTTCCAATGCCCACATCACTTGTAGCCACACCCTTTACACTGCCATCTTCATGGTACAACACCTAGAGTGGGAGGGACAGAGAATAAGCATTACTAACAATGCTTGTCAgcttactgtacatgcagaaatgttggcggttTCAATttaacgcaaacttaaaaccaccgcgaaaagccattccattgtgtgactgtagcactactattgtttcaaacccactgcgaacactccattttctccctaccgcgataTCAAATCAACGGGGTcatttctgcaattacagtattAACAAACTACAAGAATGTACCAAATAAGAAGTAGGTAAAGGCCTTATTGAGGCCCTGGGGGCAGTGGGTaggttatccactgtgtctagggcacagcaTTGGAAGGCCCTCTCCTTCCACAACCTTCCCAAGTTAGATAACCTttttacacatgggtggagtgaagaaagcctttcctaaggacacaacgtctagccaggaatgccactTGGCCATTCTAGGCCGCTAACGAAGAATTTCAAACAAATCGTTTTAAAAACGTATCAAAGCTGTTTCTATGCAGGCTAATGTCAAATCTTAAAACTTCATcgtacttaggccacagcaagtaaattttatggatgacatcctccgcagactccaaaattaatgtgatagggcaaaaaaaaaacaaggcgggtaaaaaaaaacaagattcctatattttcaaattttgagatcatgaatcttgttaaacaagacttgcggcaacaaaatatgaaatcacgaccaacaggtcttttgttcctgtattcaatCAATgacgtttcatatataatataagaccaccttgattcaacagtaaacatgtcataccatcatgggcattcatatgcaatggaacacctgggcagcaactatattcaactgggtattcatatggaacactgtgtcaacacatgccatcaaattcgagcaattgagcctcaacgttgctggatcatatcaagcaattgcacaacacagagcctttgtcggacatatcattggagggcaatgaaatgtcgattttgttagtagttcacttcattcaagaacagcacatcggatttcacgttgttgataataatagcacagaaattacacactatattacaagtttggcatgagggctgcacAGTTTCTTcttgtaagttggtgacgacgagcaatctcgttacagcttgcatacacaataattgtacaatgcacttgtacggagttttcacaattcttacattttcaaatgcctttttatggcatctagaacgtttttacgatagaactgactgtagtttgcgacaaattgtattattttcgatatgttgaccattgccgaagggtaaaaaaatcttgttttttttttcaaaatcaggcgaaaattaatgagcgcgctgatgtcatccataaaatttacttgctgtggccttatgacaAATTGCTTTCTGCAACATTATTTAAATCATCCCTCTCCAGGGTTTAAAATGGTATGGTCCAACAATGACCTGATCCTGACCTCTGTAACAGGGCATCCTGGGTAGACCTCCACCTCCAGCTCCTCTGCCTGCTCACCCAGCCACCGTACAAAGTTGCCCAGCCTGACCACGTAGTTCCCAGAGTTGTGCATGGGAAGCCCTGGAAcatcagaatactgtaaatctggaaacttttgtggtggttttattttctccTCTtttacaaattcatgacacgGCGAGTATGTATTTCCAGTGTACGACTGTAccatagaattgtttcaaccaccaATTTAGGACACCACGAAAACCGCCTTTTCtctcctaccgtgaaataaaaccagcACAAAAGTAAattaatttacagtacatgaacTGAGAATTGCCCAGGCAAGAATCTACTGTTACTGAGAGGTGGTAACAAAATGCAACTGGTTATCACATATTGAATTGATTTGCTGGTCAATTGAAAGAGATTATCATCAATCAATCTTTTGTTATAGGAGGATTGTCAATCATCTATAAGTTTCATCATATGAAAACTAAAGGTTGTAGAAATGTGCATTATTGCCATAACATGGCCTTGCTTTTCATAGATTTACAAAAATCCTGATTCTATCATTTCTATGTTacctagagctgtgtacctaaacaaattttaggtacaggtacaggtacacgggttaaggtacaggtccggacctgaacctgtacctaaactacttgttcggaaaatgctagattttcaataaggacaaaagcatgtttgaactggtaaaaacataatatttgattgtgctaggtatcattttcatgaaaacacagatgaaaatttgactccagccatgcaaatgtgttttctgtgctttagagtggctttagagccctgccacggtaatttcatagtaattttatctgtcaaagtggccatcccctgagtcaggtccagtaccgatacagcagggtcaggttttttggacctgtacctaattgattgtacctggtactgtatcggtacagtgtaccggtacacagctctaatgtTACCCCAATCTAAACAATAACTTAATAGGAATAACTGTGCAATATAGATCCTCAATATTGTAAAAATGGAACAGAACTGTACTTTAACTAAATAAGAGTTTTTCATATGTAACTATCTACATAATAGCTAAAGGCTTGGCAGGGCAGGACATCAGAGATTCACATAGTATTACACACCTGGTAAAATGGGAACAGGAATGGCACGCTTTTCAGTCAGAAACATGAACTTGTCCTCTGTAACGGGCGTATGGAGCGGTGCCTGCAGTAAAGGTGGGCAGAAGCGGGACAGGCAAGCCCTATCAGAACCAAATGCTGCGACAGGTCTTTTCTACTTACCTTTGATGTCAAACGCTGTGATGAGATCCAAAGGTGTCAAAGAGTTAGTGAAAGCCCAAGGGGAAGGATGTGTAGGGCTGTTTTTCAGGGAACATTTCTAACAGGCTTCAAAGTCTTCTAATAAATACCAGAGAGTTAAAATCTGGAGATTTGGAAGATTGATCCATGTTACACTAtttctgagaaatatttgattcccGAAATAATAAATGACAACACATGATTGCCAAACGTTTAAAAAAGAACGGTTGTCAGATTATTTGAAGGGCAGTGATCAGAGGAGTAAACCAGAGCTAGACTAGGGTGGATGGTAGGCTAGATGATACAACCATTTAATTCCTTGGACCAATAGatcaatcctgactgtccatcaaaattagcagttcaaccaatgagagattgGCAACTAGGGGTTTgtccaatgagagaatggcaattagcagttcaaaaGTAGCTGGATGTCCAtcaaatagttgcattttgatggaggtgggcgtGGCTATAGGATTggtctatatatatacacatgtaacttCATCCCTAAATACATAAAATCCCCTTAGGCTTTCTTGAGAAGGGAATGAAAGCAGCAGTGGTAATGAGGCAGCAGTGCAGGATTAGGTATGGAAGCAAGCTAGCTTTCCCAAGCCAAGGCCTTCCATACCTACCTGGTAGGATGGGGAGGGGAATCTTGTACTTTTCAGTGAGTAGATTGCATCTGTCTTCTGTCACTGGAGTATGCAATGGTGCCTGTTATGTTGGAACAATTTTCAGAAAAGGTTTTCAAATCAACATCACCATGATGTCAAAGTTGTTATTTTTTGTCTCAAACTTTTAGCACCATCCTCAAGATTGAAGGCCTTAGATTATCATATGCTGTAAAGTTTATACATTTAGTGCAAATAATCATTATAGGTAGAGTAATATCAGTTAATGTATAACTGACGGTGAAAGACGATAAGGAATAAAATACAGAACAACATTGATGTCATAAACTTATAGCAATATATTGTAATAAAAACAAGCAAGCTATCAGAAATGCCAATGAGTGCTAATATTGgaagaaacaagaatttcatAACTTTTACATTTGCAGCAGGCACTTTACAGAGAGGAGTTGTGGTTGCATAATATCATACAGTGTGCTATGAAATTATTTGatttcatctgtatctgtatctgtatctatatagccggtacaaccgccattaggcgtaacacacacactcatgtATCACCAACAAGGAACAAGTATGTTCTATTTTGATCAATCTATCAATACATTCATCAAATTTTCATTCTTTACCTTCTGCATGCAGCCTTTTTCTAGTGTTAGTTAAAATATTACCACTAATATTGAGTAATaataaaaatgtgcaaaacaaaccATTgacacagtcaaaactgcccaagaagaccattcaggggaccaataaaatccggtctatgtgaacaggtggtcactatagacaggattccttAAAATGTTTGTGTCCATGGAAACATTATCTTAGGGAccacaaaatattttgttacatTAGACAGGTAATCCCCATaaatgtagaggtggttacttgtacaggtttgactgtaatcatTAGTTGTTTAATAAGAATAGGTGATTGAAGAGTCTTACTCCTCTGTCCTTCCAGTCTGGTATGAGCTCGTCTAGTGCGTGTGGCTCCAGGCAGGCTCCTGACAATGTGTGCAGACCTGGGATGGAAGAAACGAACCTCAGTGTAGTTGGCTGTGAATTTTGCAACCATCCACATTGAATAAGCAACAGTACAACACGATTTCAGTTCCTCAAAGAGCTTCAAACGTGAATGACTAGGTATagaggtaaagcagtcatcctcaattgctTTATCAAGTAATGGTGGTAATGCAGTGTGGTTTCATTGTGGCTCgcatttttagccaagcacaccgggtcacccctactctactCAATTTGCCAGTTCTTTTACAAggagaggtttgatgcttgaggctagGCTTAcacccaaagctccctcatacgcAGGGCCGGCAACTTTACGCCACCATCTGAAATGGCACATGCGATAGCGTACATGTCAAAGCTGGGGCCAACCCTAGGATTGAACCCTCGCCCATGGATCCATgaaatttgatccatatggcgaAACTATATAATTACACTAACGCTTGCAACATGGGGACATAAAGACATTTAAGCAGCCGTAAGAACATTGAGCCcgaccatacatctgcttggagattgtactCACCTACTTCCGTAGCCTTTTCCAGTACCAACACCCTGAGTTCCTTGTCCTGCTGCTGGGCCAACTGTTTCAGTCTGATGGCGGCCGACAGTCCCGCTGGCCCCGCCCCCACAATACACACATCCACCTCATCCGATACTCTCTCCATATCAACATCTACAaacagtttggaaaaaaaacagatgtttGTGAGACTCCCATTCCCTTAATCAATAGACAAACTGATGTCGTCATACCCATAGGGGGTCTATGTAATCGGGCACATCCATTAAGGATAGTACACGGCCGAACCCTGACCGGTGTCACGGTGCCTGGCATCTTGAGGGCATTCACGTTCCGCAGGCGGCACCTCAAATTTTCTGCATATCACTAGACAATGTCAATGGCAATTCACCTTTATCACTTGCATTaaatacacagaaaaaatggcttattttgtacttataattctATGGTGGACGGCTGACCAGCTGTCCATGGACTATACCACAGTGACACTACTTGCAGGAAGTAATAAAGAAAACACATAACAAACAGTAAGAAGAAACTGACCACTCCATCTGCTGTCCTTGTCTCTCGGCAAAACTGACCAGTGCGTGGTGATCTTGGGAGTGGCGGCATTGTTGGTACAGAAGAGACGCACCCCCGCTCTGGCAAACCGGCCAGCTGGAAAAGAATCAACATAGAAGTCAGGCATTTTAAAACTAGAAATAAGTAAATAGAAATGTGGTGTGTACTAGCAAATATGGACAGGTTTGGGTTCCAGATTAATTATGTCAGGGAAAAATTTAAGTAGGTGATACAATTAGTAGGATTGAACATGATAAGTTATCTATTTAGTACTATTCATGtcagaaagttatatgtttcTATTGGAATTTTGCAACTTGGAGGTACTAAAGCGCCAGCTAGTAATCCATGGTGGTACTGCAGCCTTGGAACTGTCTTGTAACCtatggtaaggccacaccaacttaatcttatggatgacatccgcgcgcgcattgattttcgcctgttgtcaaaaaaacaaaacaaaaaatcacctcctccaaggctacacggaactccggaacttgccgacttagattgccgcaaaaggctagcattgtgccggcttatcggaaaactgggggtGTATGTgaattggtatgccatcgatgttggctagggggattttgcgtttgcacagttgtacgagaggatcgcagTGGCCAGTGAGTATCACCCAAACAATTTgtcacgacctatccagagtggctctcacacgtttcttttgcaacaatgagagacatgggagaggaattgagggattggcagagggatttgtgagcgtaaaccatggaatgcttaatatgtagttcaatgccatgtatgttgaaactgcccttatgggtgtatatgagtattctcatcacagtcatatatcatccacagtccttggagccaaatactttctaatagtatacttctttggtcgttctagtcaatatattaaaaatcaatcacttgcgctgagtctgctatgatgaacaagacaacctacatgtacctcctacaaataaactgtgttctgtggttcagttcgcaataccagctttgtactagtagtcctgtggtttagtagcatttttttttgctggatttttctttttttcgcccgcgcgcattagttttggggtctccagaggatgtcatccataaaatcaagttggtgtggcctaacctttGGAACTTGTAATGCTGAAACCGTAAGTGATCTTCTGCCCAAGTTATATGGTAAAACCTTGAGTACACGTGTACAAGAGTACAGTTTACATTTTATGTTTACTATCTATCTATGCTACCCCCTTGGTACAGTACAAGTATTCCCACAGTTGTGAATAAAGTACATTTGTGTACTACAATTTTAAAACAGAGTTAAGCCTTAAGGGAAAATATGGAAAAATTGTACAATCTGAACTAGCTGTATTTTACAGTGTTCTGAGAAACTTTGTGGAACTttgtcaacattaaaaaaatgcaaatgctAATGACTCAAAGCCACACCTCTGACACACCCAAAAAATGGACCAATCATTACTTGGGTTCAAAGTCTATATATAACAAACGAATACAAAACTGGTATAACCTGGTTAAAGCCGGTAGGCATACCATGGGGGTCTATGTCACTTATTGAATTCTATTGTCTTTGTTACGGTGCTATCAAATATACTTAAATAAATGAATCTTTGGTAGAGTTTATATATGTACTGTAATGTAAGAAAGGGTATCCATTTTATGATGTGCCTACTGTAGTATTACTTTTGAATTTGAATCATCAACTTTATTAGAACTTTAAATCATGTAAACTGTATCCTCATGTTATACatattttgcctgacccttacctcttccctcatgacctgaATGAAAAGTGTCCTGcgggccgatttgagcttatcatgaataaacaaaggtttcaacaaactAATTTTGATATATTCTTTCTTCAATGAATCTTGAACAAAACAACTCTAGAAACAGTTTAATACTGATCTAACTTGGTGATCGGATATCCAACATCACGTTTCGTAACGTCATAACAAATATAAGTATAGTCATGTGGGTTGGTTGTGCGTAAATCGTTAAATCTGATCATATGACGGTAAGTATTGGCAGCTACGTGCAAAAAATACACTCTGAAAATAAATGTGTTTTAAACAAACCACAATATTGGAATTCATTTATCGGGAcatcacaaaatatcattatgAGGAAATCATTACATAATTTTCCTCTCGAATTTCGAAGGATGTCAGTTTAAATCTTTTAAGTGTATACACAATCTTATGgaatatcatacatatattaAAAGATTTCATATGATCTCGACATGATATTACGTAGCTGGAAGATTCGTCAGATTCATACGAGGAgaaaacagcctcattaccctacacattgggtacctgcctgtggcactggctgcaaatacacctgatattattattatattataactTCGAACGAGAGATAATTTTTGGTAACGTTACGTAGCAGACGAAATTTCTGATTTTGTAACAAAAACTTACTCAGTTACTGGTAAAGTCCTAAAGTTTTAGCgcattttctgccacaaaacTACAACTAATTCGCTTGAATCTTGCACCAGGCGTTCTATGAATCTTTAGAATGCGATATATATTATCCTTATGGACTGAGGTTACTGCTATGGACAGTAGAGGACAGAAAGACAAACTCACCTTTCAGCGCACTACCAAGTAACGCCGCCATTTTTGATTTTGTAAGGTGCCGTAAGTTGGTCCTTACGCAAGGTCATAGTATTTTACGACACCAGTTCTGTAGTAGGATTTTACGACAAGCAACGCAAGTCAGGCGGGTCCATGAGCATGGCGGGCCTCGGTAGAAATTTCATACTTTGTGCCAGAAAATCACTATTATTTCATCGTTCTGTACTTAAGTTGACCAGAATACAGACACCACTAGCTACAGAAGTGGTGGTCACACAGGTTAGAGGTACCAAACGATGGGTACGCCCGTATTTACAGACTCTTGTGAACCGAATCAACCGGGAGAATGAGTTGCTTGGCCCCCTCCCTCCCCAACCAAGGTAGGTCATCAGCAGTGAAATCATTTGCGTGAGCATTTATATAATAGGAATGGCTGAAGCTATTGACAGGATACaatatattcaccttgaatattcaccttgaagttcagccagtaggtacccattaagagtaatgaggctgtgcctagttggTGCTAGTAGTGCGCATGATAGTTTCTTTTGTTCgcttcttttttcttccttccttccttcctttggaAGACAGGAATATATTCCAAAAATTTTGTTATTGAtaagatgatcctgtcagttGTGCAGATTTgatcactattgacaggatgatcctgtcaatagtgcaattTAATCTGCTATTGACAGGCTCTTTTCAGTTGTTTGCAATCAATTATCAAAAGCCAACATATGCCACCAATCTGGGATATAACCCTGCCGAGAGTGCAAGAATTTGtcattgacaggatgatcctgattCCTGCCAGTATGCACTTCCTTTGGGAATTTTAAGTATACACTTGTAAATTAGTAACGTTTACATGTTTGTGAAGCAAATGTAATATGTTTTGATTCCCATGAAGAAGCATTGactcaaaatcataacaaatatgGTGATTGGTTGAAGTTGAAGAGTGACTAATTATTTGTGCCTTTCTAGATCCGCAAAGATCAACTGGAACTATGACAGTGAACTGTTCGCCTTCGGACCTCGACTGGGAGAGAAGCTGAACCTAAACACACTTCGGGCTGCTTTTACTGACAGGTCATATGTAGAACAGGTGAGATGAGGGGAGCCTTTGATAACCTATGAACATTCAATGATTCAGGGATTTTTCTAAATAGGGAAAGAGGGGTGCAGTGCCCTCATACTCAAGTCTAACCATGGGCCCCTCTGACAAGCGTAAAATACAGATTGACCAcggatgctactaggtcacatgtggccacagccTTCTGTCTGAGCCAATCACTGTGGACATATGACTTTCTGCACGTGTGATGTCAGCAATGAGTTTAATATTGTCAGAAGTGAAGGTTGGTGCGACCTGATGAAGattgcctcctttactcctctcaCAAAGTAGTCCAGTTCAGTATCCAGAATATTAATGCACTCCAACGTCGTAATAGCATTTTCAGTTTGCTTAAAAGTTTGTAAGACTAACATTTGTTGGTAACTGCAGGAAGAAGAGCGTAGACGAGACCTGGGTCTGCCCCAGGAAGATGTAAAGCTGGACATGCAGGACAACACTCAACTGGCAGAGCAGGGCTGGGAGGTCACGACTAACTACATCCACAGGTTCCTAAGGGCAGAGTTCCCTCTACTGCCTGATGAGGGAGTCAAGTAAGTAGGAACAATTGTTGCAGTTGCTTTCTTTTGATCTGTGTTCGGTTTCTTCAAATTCATCGTTTTGCATGTGACATTAGTGGCCGTGGTGGTCGGGTTGTTGATTCAGAATCTAGAGATCGGGGGTTCGATTCCTTAGCTTCCCCTTGTTGTGCGCTTGAGAAAggcacaaatttcctcactctggtgaaaatgagtacctatcaaTTCAGTTGGGGACAGCCTCTCGGCATGCACATTGTTGGTCTATTCACTAGTTAAGTGCCTTCTTTTCCATTGCTTGTGTAGAATTCAAGTGTAGGCTTGTATTACAATCTACTCTTTTATTTCAGAGCCATTCATGACTACATAACCCAGGAGAACATGTTGGTGTGGATAGCCAAACATCTGGGTATGAAGGACCTCATCCGTTGTGCAACCTTTCCCGTTCCCCCTTCCGTAACCAAACAAGTATTCCTTGCCATCATCGGCGCTGTGAACCAAGACCAGGGCACGCAGCGAGCGGAGATGTTCGTCCACGATTTCGTGGTGGCACAGCTCGTTGGGAAGGACGTCAATGCCATGTGGGACGTTGCAAATCCTATGGGCATGTTGGCAGAGATTCtacagaaggaaggaagggggGAGCCAGAGCCTCGGATCATTAACCAATCAGGGGTTAACACGGTCACGCCCGTGTTCTGCGTAGGAGTGTACAGCGACAAGGAACTGTTAGGAGAGGCGTCGGGAGACACCATGCCGCTGGCTGTAGAGGAGGCAGCACGGGTAGCTTTAGCTAACATGTTTAAGACCCAGGAGGGCAGGAAGCCACTGGCCCTAGACACAAGACTCAAAACTATGGCGGAAATTGCAGGAAAGACCGACTATCTTGAAAACAAGTCATAAGAATCTTTGAGATCGTCAGATCTTTAGATTAGGTATTCTAGCAAATGGGAGTGCTTACCACATTTTCAAGCCAATCATAGCTTACCTGATATCAGTTACATACTTTGCAAATATGTCATGCTCTTTCAGTCTGTTGTAAAATCCATCTGTCATACAgcacattatatacaatgtataaagtCTGTATCTTTGCTGTTGGATCATAATGATGTGTATTACAATTTACATTAGCAAGACAGAGGAGAGTTTAGATTATAGATGATGAagataaaaaaagttgtttcatGGATTTGTGTTGCTCGTTTTTCTTTCATAGGATATATGTTATCAATGAGTCAAAGTCAAGGaccatgaacaacatgtttgaTTATATACCTTCTGCTGTCCTTAAATTGACATCTCCGTTTCAtggccctgggccacactgtggtgcaatcactgtagcagggggctaatccactggcagtgaagtgtgtttaacttccatactgtttcagaagtatgtaccatttttataaagtctttggtatgactcaatgcgcctcttgtccagaggtatcctacctggggcttgaaccccagtccttctggtccaagtaattttaaccagatgtggtgagagacagaagcgcagaccactacaccacagggacacccccctcTTCCCCTAGAGCTTCACCTTTAACTCCAGAGAACCATCCCTATTCCCAGAActaccaataggagctcaggattctttatcactttTAAAATtcgtccaataggagctcaggattgtCTCATTCATACACCTGACAGTTAAAAGACAACATTACACAAAATATTGAAAGCACAAAAATGTGTATTAAACGGTTTCTCAAACGCACAAGTTAGTGCTGT
Protein-coding regions in this window:
- the LOC136436444 gene encoding large ribosomal subunit protein mL44-like; amino-acid sequence: MSMAGLGRNFILCARKSLLFHRSVLKLTRIQTPLATEVVVTQVRGTKRWVRPYLQTLVNRINRENELLGPLPPQPRSAKINWNYDSELFAFGPRLGEKLNLNTLRAAFTDRSYVEQEEERRRDLGLPQEDVKLDMQDNTQLAEQGWEVTTNYIHRFLRAEFPLLPDEGVKAIHDYITQENMLVWIAKHLGMKDLIRCATFPVPPSVTKQVFLAIIGAVNQDQGTQRAEMFVHDFVVAQLVGKDVNAMWDVANPMGMLAEILQKEGRGEPEPRIINQSGVNTVTPVFCVGVYSDKELLGEASGDTMPLAVEEAARVALANMFKTQEGRKPLALDTRLKTMAEIAGKTDYLENKS